One genomic region from Campylobacter concisus encodes:
- a CDS encoding retention module-containing protein produces the protein MARALNDLTGEVRQLSVGDIVYQGEKIVTEGSNSKVTITQTDGKDITLIGKDTITLDQDSNNNETVADISALQQAILKGTDLNALEETAAGGPQAGGNGGDGVSLSSTSFAEGGHISNIYANYGNLPDNGGSYISDYSAISGGRLNAQDAADIIIPPTPTVEFTRDTNNDGFLNKSENEANGDPNTTPVKITVPADANVGDKLEITITKPDGTTENKTETITPEIKNNGYIIPDIPVKDGKPSTVSAYITDQAGNKGGEGRDTITTDTIAPTTPTVEFTRDTNNDGFLNKSENEANGDPNTTPVKITVPADANVGDKLEITITKPDGTTENKTETITPEIKNNGYIIPDIPVKDGKPSTVSAYITDQAGNKGGEGRDTITTDTIAPTTPTVEFTRDTNNDGFLNKSENEANGDRIRLLLKLPFLRTQM, from the coding sequence ATAGCAAGAGCACTTAATGACTTAACAGGAGAGGTAAGACAATTAAGTGTAGGAGATATTGTATACCAAGGTGAAAAGATAGTTACAGAGGGTTCTAACTCTAAAGTAACAATAACTCAAACTGATGGTAAAGATATAACTCTAATAGGTAAAGATACTATAACTCTAGATCAAGACTCTAACAATAACGAAACAGTAGCTGATATCTCAGCTTTACAACAAGCCATCTTAAAAGGAACAGATCTTAATGCTCTAGAAGAAACTGCTGCAGGTGGTCCACAAGCAGGTGGTAATGGTGGAGATGGCGTAAGCTTATCTTCTACTAGCTTTGCAGAAGGAGGCCACATTAGTAACATATACGCCAATTATGGTAATTTACCGGATAATGGAGGTAGTTATATAAGTGATTATTCTGCAATAAGTGGAGGTAGGTTAAATGCACAGGATGCAGCAGATATCATTATACCTCCTACTCCAACCGTAGAATTTACGAGAGACACAAATAATGACGGATTTTTAAATAAAAGCGAAAATGAAGCAAATGGTGATCCGAATACGACTCCTGTTAAAATTACCGTTCCTGCGGACGCAAATGTAGGAGATAAGCTAGAAATTACTATTACTAAACCAGATGGTACGACTGAGAATAAAACCGAAACCATTACTCCTGAAATAAAAAATAACGGTTATATAATACCTGACATTCCTGTTAAAGACGGAAAGCCTTCTACCGTAAGCGCCTATATAACCGATCAGGCTGGAAATAAGGGCGGCGAAGGCAGAGATACGATAACTACCGATACGATTGCTCCGACTACTCCAACCGTAGAATTTACGAGAGACACAAATAATGACGGATTTTTAAATAAAAGCGAAAATGAAGCAAATGGTGATCCGAATACGACTCCTGTTAAAATTACCGTTCCTGCGGACGCAAATGTAGGAGATAAGCTAGAAATTACTATTACTAAACCAGATGGTACGACTGAGAATAAAACCGAAACCATTACTCCTGAAATAAAAAATAACGGTTATATAATACCTGACATTCCTGTTAAAGACGGAAAGCCTTCTACCGTAAGCGCCTATATAACCGATCAGGCTGGAAATAAGGGCGGCGAAGGCAGAGATACGATAACTACCGATACGATTGCTCCGACTACTCCAACCGTAGAATTTACGAGAGACACAAATAATGACGGATTTTTAAATAAAAGCGAAAATGAAGCAAATGGTGATCGAATACGACTCCTGTTAAAATTACCGTTCCTGCGGACGCAAATGTAG